TGGTGCGGGCGGACGTAGTGCCGGTGGGGAGGGACCAGGCGAGCCACCTCGAGGTCACACGCGAGATCGCCCGGCGGTTCAACGAGCTGTACGGCACTGTGTTCCCGGAGCCCGAGACCGTGACCGGCCGTGTGGGCACGCTGGTGGGGACGGACGGACAGGCCAAGATGAGCAAGTCGCTCGACAACGCGATCTACCTTTCGGATGACGCCGCGACGGTGACGCGCAAGGTCAGTAAGATGTTTACAGATCCGACGCGGATCCACCCGACCGACCCCGGCCACGTGGAAGGCAATCCCGTCTTCATTTACCATGACGCGTTCAATAAGGACCGCGCCGAGGTGGACGAGCTCAAGGACCGCTACCGTAAGGGCACAGTGGGCGACGTCGAGGTCAAGCAGCGGCTCGCCCGCGTCCTCAACGAGTTCCTGGACCCGATCCGCGAGCGGCGGGCCGGCTTTGCGGCGGACCCAAAGCACCTCGAAGAGGTGATCATCGAAGGGAGCCGCGGGGCGCGCCGCGAGGCGCAGGAGACGCTGCGTCTCTGCCTCGAGCGGATGGGGATGGACTACTTCCGCACGGGCGCGCAGGATCGGCCGTAGCCGGCCTCGTGATGGTGCGCGTCAAGATCTGCGGGATCAAGCGGCTCGAGGACGCCCTGGCTGCGGTGGACGCCGGGGCCGATGCGATCGGGCTGAACTTCTGGCGTCCCGGCCGCCGGTACGTGACGCCCGAGACCGCCCGCGTGATCGCACGCGCGATCCCGCCCTTCGTCGCCCGGGTCGGGGTGTTCGTGGATGAGGACCCCGAGACGATTCATGAGATCGCCGCGCTCTGCGGCCTGGACGCGCTGCAGCTGCACGGGTCCGAGACCCCGGAGTTCTGCCGGCAGTTCGACCGGCCGGTGATCAAGGGCGTCAAGGTCCGCGGCGCACAGAGCGTCGACGGGCTCGCCCGATACCAGGTGGCCGCGTTTCTGCTGGACGCAGACGTGCCCGGCGAGATGGGCGGGACCGGCCGGCGATTTGATTGGGCCCTCGCCGTCCGTGCCAAGGAGGCGGGGCCCGTGATTCTGTCCGGAGGGCTCACGCCCGAGAATGTGGCCGACGCGATTCGGACCGCGACCCCCTACGCGGTGGATGTGGCGAGCGGGGTCGAGACCGACGGGCATAAGGACCCGGCGAAGATCAGGGCGTTCGTGGCTCAAGTACAGCAATGGAATAACGCGGAGGTGCGGCGATGACCGTCCAGCCCCACACAGAGGTGCGTTCCCGGGGGCGGTTCGGCGCATATGGAGGGCGGTACGTGCCGGAGACGCTGATCCCGGTCCTCGACGAACTGGAGGCCGCGTACACCGCGGCGGTCCGCGATCCTGCGTTCATCGCCGAAATGAACCGGTATCTTAAAACCTTCTGCGGCCGGCCGACTCCCCTGTATTTCGCGCGGCGGCTGACCGAGAGGTGCGGCGGCGCACGGATCTACCTGAAGCGCGAGGATCTCCTCCACACCGGGGCGCACAAGATCAACAACACAATCGGTCAGGTGCTCCTGGCGGTGCGCATGGGGAAGCGCCGGATCATCGCGGAGACCGGGGCGGGCATGCACGGCGTAGCCACGGCTACGGCCGCAGCGGCATTTGGCCTCCCCTGCGACGTATACATGGGCACCGAGGACATAGAGCGTGTGGCCCTCAACGTGCTTCGGATGAACCTCCTGGGGGCCCGCGTCATCCCGGTCGACTCGGGCAGCCGGACGCTCAAGGACGCCATCAATGAGGCGCTGCGGGACTGGGTGACCAACGTGGCGACCACCCTGTATGTCATCGGCTCGGTGGTGGGCCCGCATCCATATCCCACGCTCGTCCGTGATTTCCAGTCGGTGATCGGCCGCGAGGCGCGGGCGCAGGCGCTCGAGGCGGAGGGCCGGCTGCCGGACTGTGTGGTTGCCTGCGTCGGAGGGGGGAGCAACGCGATGGGGCTCTTCCATCCATTTAAAGATGACCCCGGCGTGGCGATGGTCGGCGTCGAGGCCGGCGGGCTGGGGCTCGCCTCGCAGCAGCATGCCGCCACCCTGTGCGCGGGAAGCCCGGGGGTGCTGCACGGGGCGATGAGTTATCTCCTCCAAGACGCCGACGGCCAGGTGCTGCCTACGCACTCGGTCTCCGCCGGACTCGACTATCCGGGCGTCGGCCCCGAGCACGCCTACTTCAAGGACATGGGGCGCGCCCGGTACGTCTCAGTCACCGATACCGAGGCGCTCGAGGGATTTCACCTGCTCTGCCGCACGGAGGGGATCATCCCGGCGCTCGAGCCCGCCCACGCGGTGGCCTATCTCCGCGAGCTTGCGCCGCAGTTGGGCCGGGACCGGGTCATCGTGCTCGGTCTCAGCGGCCGCGGTGACAAGGATGTCGACACGGTCAGGAAGATGGGCCCTCAACCGTGATCCCCGCGACGACCGGCAATCGCCTGACGAAGGCGCTGGCGGACCTGCGGGCGCGCAACCGGCGCGCGCTGATCCCGTATGTGATGGCCGGAGACCCCACGCCGGAGGCAACCGTGCGCCTCGCGGAGATCCTGGTTGACGCGGGCGCCGACGTCATCGAGCTGGGCGTGCCCTTCAGCGACCCCATCGCCGACGGTCCGGTCAACCAGCGCGCCGGGCTCCGGGCAATGGCGCACGGCATGAGCCTCCGGCCCGCGTTGGACCTGGTGGCGCGCCTGCGCGAGCGCATGACGGTCCCGCTCGTCTTTATGACCTATTACAACCTGATCCTTCGGATCGGCCTTCACCGGTTTTGCCGCCACGCCGCCGGTGCCGGGCTGGACGGGCTGATTGTCGCGGATCTCCCGCCCGAGGAGGGAGGCGAGCTCGGAGCCGCTTCCCGGCAGGAGGATCTGGCCACCATCTTCCTGCTCGCGCCGACCAGCACGGAGCAGCGGATCCGGGCCGTCGCCGCGGCGTCAACGGGGTTTGTCTATTGCGTCTCGAGAACCGGTGTCACCGGTGTGCGGGACGAGCTGCCCGAGGGCGTGCGGGAGCTGGTCCTGCGGATCCGGGAGCAGACGGACACGCCCATCTGCGTGGGGTTCGGCCTGAGCCGGCCCGAGCAGGTGCGCGAGGTCGCCTCGGTCGCCGACGGCGTCATCGTCGGCAGCGCCCTCGTGCAGATGATCGAGGAGGCGCCGGACGCCCTCGACCGCGTCGGGATGTTCGTGCGCACACTGAGGTCGGCGATCGACGATCGGTGACCGGCGGGCATTGACAGCCCCCAAGTGGGGCACATACCGTGGGAAGAGGGCCGGTCGGGCTCCAGCCGAAAGGGGGATGTCGCTCGTGCAGCCGCAGGTGCCGGGGGGTTCCGTCCACGTCAGCGAGGGGCTGGAAGGGGTCGTCGTCGCAGACAGCCGCATCTGCTTCGTCGACGGGATCGAAGGCCGGCTCCTGTACCAGGGCTACGACATCCACGATCTCGCCGAGCACGCCTCCTTTGAGGAGGTGGCGTACCTCCTGTGGCACGGCGAGCTCCCCACGCGTGCTCAGCTCGACCAGCTGAACCGTGATCTCGTCCAAGCCAGGGCGCTCCCCGCGCCGGTGATGTCGCTCATGAAGGCGTTCCCAAAGGACGCGCTCCCCATGGACGTCCTGCGCACCGCGGTCTCGATCCTCGGACTCTCCGACCCCGATGGAGGCGACAACTCGGCCGACGCCAACGTGCGGAAGTCGATCCGGCTCACCACCCAGGTGGCGACGCTCGTCGCCGCGATCGGTCGGCTTCGTGCGGGAACAGCCCCGGTGGCTCCCGATCCCAGCCTCGGTCACGCCGCCAACTTTCTCTACATGCTCTGGGGGAAGGCCGCCGACGCCGAGAGCGTGCGCGCCGTCGACATCGCGCTGGTGCTGCACGCCGACCACGAGCTCAACGCCAGCACCTTCTCCGCCAGGGTCACCGCCGCAACGCTCGCGGACATCCATTCCGCGATCACGTCCGCGATCGGCACGCTCAAAGGGCCCCTGCACGGGGGCGCCAACGAGAACGTCATGCGGATGCTGCTCGAGATCAAGGACCCCGCCAAATCCATCTCCGCGGTGGCCGGGATGCTCGCGGCGAAGAAAAAGATCCCCGGGTTCGGCCACCGAGTCTATAAGACGGAGGATCCGCGGGCGACGCACCTGAGACAGATGTCGGAAACTCTCGGCAGGACGCACGGGCAGCCCCAGTGGTTCGAGATGTCCCGGGAGATCGAGCGCTACA
The bacterium DNA segment above includes these coding regions:
- the trpS gene encoding tryptophan--tRNA ligase, translated to MTATETKVRPVTRTTGGKRGRLLTGDRPTGKLHLGHYVGSLENRLRLQEEYECFFLVADYHTLTTGAERTREVAGNIRELVLDYLSIGIDPHKSTIYLQSLIPEVAVLHLIFSMLTAVPRLQRVPTLKEVMRDLKLETASLGLLSYPVLQAADILMVRADVVPVGRDQASHLEVTREIARRFNELYGTVFPEPETVTGRVGTLVGTDGQAKMSKSLDNAIYLSDDAATVTRKVSKMFTDPTRIHPTDPGHVEGNPVFIYHDAFNKDRAEVDELKDRYRKGTVGDVEVKQRLARVLNEFLDPIRERRAGFAADPKHLEEVIIEGSRGARREAQETLRLCLERMGMDYFRTGAQDRP
- a CDS encoding phosphoribosylanthranilate isomerase; protein product: MVRVKICGIKRLEDALAAVDAGADAIGLNFWRPGRRYVTPETARVIARAIPPFVARVGVFVDEDPETIHEIAALCGLDALQLHGSETPEFCRQFDRPVIKGVKVRGAQSVDGLARYQVAAFLLDADVPGEMGGTGRRFDWALAVRAKEAGPVILSGGLTPENVADAIRTATPYAVDVASGVETDGHKDPAKIRAFVAQVQQWNNAEVRR
- the trpB gene encoding tryptophan synthase subunit beta, coding for MTVQPHTEVRSRGRFGAYGGRYVPETLIPVLDELEAAYTAAVRDPAFIAEMNRYLKTFCGRPTPLYFARRLTERCGGARIYLKREDLLHTGAHKINNTIGQVLLAVRMGKRRIIAETGAGMHGVATATAAAAFGLPCDVYMGTEDIERVALNVLRMNLLGARVIPVDSGSRTLKDAINEALRDWVTNVATTLYVIGSVVGPHPYPTLVRDFQSVIGREARAQALEAEGRLPDCVVACVGGGSNAMGLFHPFKDDPGVAMVGVEAGGLGLASQQHAATLCAGSPGVLHGAMSYLLQDADGQVLPTHSVSAGLDYPGVGPEHAYFKDMGRARYVSVTDTEALEGFHLLCRTEGIIPALEPAHAVAYLRELAPQLGRDRVIVLGLSGRGDKDVDTVRKMGPQP
- the trpA gene encoding tryptophan synthase subunit alpha, translated to MIPATTGNRLTKALADLRARNRRALIPYVMAGDPTPEATVRLAEILVDAGADVIELGVPFSDPIADGPVNQRAGLRAMAHGMSLRPALDLVARLRERMTVPLVFMTYYNLILRIGLHRFCRHAAGAGLDGLIVADLPPEEGGELGAASRQEDLATIFLLAPTSTEQRIRAVAAASTGFVYCVSRTGVTGVRDELPEGVRELVLRIREQTDTPICVGFGLSRPEQVREVASVADGVIVGSALVQMIEEAPDALDRVGMFVRTLRSAIDDR
- a CDS encoding citrate synthase, whose product is MQPQVPGGSVHVSEGLEGVVVADSRICFVDGIEGRLLYQGYDIHDLAEHASFEEVAYLLWHGELPTRAQLDQLNRDLVQARALPAPVMSLMKAFPKDALPMDVLRTAVSILGLSDPDGGDNSADANVRKSIRLTTQVATLVAAIGRLRAGTAPVAPDPSLGHAANFLYMLWGKAADAESVRAVDIALVLHADHELNASTFSARVTAATLADIHSAITSAIGTLKGPLHGGANENVMRMLLEIKDPAKSISAVAGMLAAKKKIPGFGHRVYKTEDPRATHLRQMSETLGRTHGQPQWFEMSREIERYMLREKHIYANVDFYSASVYYALGIPLELFTPVFAVSRISGWTAHVLEQYADNRLIRPRAEYVGPRRRVFTPIDQRR